From a region of the Arachis ipaensis cultivar K30076 chromosome B09, Araip1.1, whole genome shotgun sequence genome:
- the LOC107615162 gene encoding uncharacterized protein LOC107615162: MHLYGKYGRTLLLDIAQDGNSNILLVAFALVEGENAESWAFFLSHLRQHVTPQEGILVISNRHNGIKAALEAPDSANFALSFKGQDARRMLVNAAYVKTKAEFDYWFDIMRTENPAMCDWANRLEYDKWTQHQDGGKRFDHMTTNISECVNSVLKGTRNLPTAEAQLESGQRFCQALVKAIERNLKDARCFTVTLFDRHQSEYTVAKTTPTGNFSLGTYRVSLRDRNCDCGYF, from the exons ATGCATCTATATGGGAAGTATGGCAGGACTTTGCTTCTGGATATTGCGCAAGATGGAAACTCGAATATATTGCTAGTTGCGTTTGCACTTGTTGAGGGGGAGAATGCTGAGTCGTGGGCTTTTTTCTTATCCCACTTGCGTCAACATGTGACTCCACAGGAAGGGATTCTAGTGATTTCTAACAGACACAACGGAATTAAGGCTGCACTGGAGGCACCAGACAGTG CCAATTTTGCTCTCAGTTTCAAGGGTCAGGATGCAAGGCGAATGCTCGTGAATGCGGCGTATGTGAAGACTAAGGCTGAGTTTGACTACTGGTTTGATATTATGAGGACTGAGAATCCGGCCATGTGTGATTGGGCCAACCGGCTGGAGTACGATAAGTGGACCCAACACCAGGATGGAGGCAAACGGTTCGACCACATGACGACGAATATATCCGAGTGTGTTAACTCTGTACTGAAGGGGACACGGAATCTTCCG ACAGCAGAGGCGCAGTTGGAATCAGGCCAACGGTTTTGCCAGGCCTTGGTCAAGGCGATAGAGCGCAACCTGAAAGATGCGAGGTGCTTCACGGTTACTTTGTTCGACAGACATCAGTCTGAGTATACCGTGGCTAAGACGACTCCTACTGGTAACTTCTCGCTTGGGACGTATCGGGTTTCCCTCAGAGATCGCAATTGTGACTGCGGGTACTTTTAA